The region tcacATTCTTCATTCATAACCTGTCAATAAAACAACTGGAATAACTATTAATTACACTTGAATCTCTCCTGCAAACTGCACTTTTCAAAACTAttccacagaaaacacatgctaCATCAGCAATAATGGCCTCAGCAGCTATCTGCACCAACCACCACGTACAGTAGATGAGGTGGGAGTCTAGACAGATGATACAGGCAGAGGAGGCAACCTTCGAGGCTCTCTCTTATTAATAAAACACTCTGACATCATAGGGAGGCTGAGGCAGGCCGATAACAttgagtttttgtttcatgGGTAAGCCGAGCCAAGCGCGGTCTGCGAGCCCCCGTCCGGCCTTTCAGCAGCTTGGCCTGTCAGGCTGATGTATGGGAGAGCGCTGGTGTGCAGCTCCCCGAGGACCAGGCCTGTCTGCTAACTGGGACACGACTGACAGTGAACCACAGCAAACACGCACTGCCCCCCTCCGCCATGCACGCTCCCTCCGTGATGCTCAGCCCCTGAgtatatcacacacactgtaagacTGTCAGCGCAGGACTCACCGTTTTGAGAAAATGTATAACTCACAGGTGATACATCAAGACCTGCTGAGTGCAGTTCAGGGAAGAAATTAGCCACAGGTGCAAGAGTGTACAAAGATTTTGTCAGGAGTCTGTGTCCAGCTTGTGGGAAAACATGATATAAATCAGCTGTGTGCTTCACTTAGGACCTTTTTTTCTAAATTGAGAACCAGAACACAAAGATGTAAATCATAACCTCATCTTTTCTGTCACTGATAACCTTCCTCCTGTCGTCACGTTTCTATAAGCCGACAACGTTGTAGTTTAGGAGCATTTTCTAAAGCGAGCACTGAGGTTTCCCTGTGAGACATCTCCTGGCTGCTGCTCAGACTGGAGCAGCACCATGGTGATGCATACAGAGATGTCCACTCATTAGCAGAGTCCCACacaacagctgctctgtgacgAAGGAACAGCCACCTCGTCTCCTGGCCCTTTGTCCATACTAAACATCTCTGACCCACGCAAGGAGCCTGGAcggcgacacacacacacacacacacacacacacacacacacacactcatatctTATCCCGACCAGCCACaaccccttctctctctctcacacacacacatttccatatcCCAAACCTCATTAAACTCTTATCCCCTTCCCCACCTCATGGCACCATAATAGGCTCCCCTGCCCCCATCTCCCCTCTCACACTAATAAAATATATCATCGGGACACCATTTATCATAATGCAGATGCCCTTGGGTAACCCTGGAGAGGGGTGGACCAGGGACTTTTAGAGGATGGGGGGGTGCTCAGGGGTGTCAGCTGATGGTTAGAGGCTTCACTGTCACCTCACTCAGATATATGAGGTGAGTGAGGCTCTTATATGAGGTGTGTCACAGTGCAGGAGTAGaggggacagacacagaaaaatctGATGTGTCATGTGGTTTGCATTATAActctgttgggggggggggggggggggggctaataaGACTGGCAACACTTGGAAAAGATAATCAATCAAAGAAGACAGAGGCAGGCCTAATGAGGAGGAAGGGCCCTAAAAATGAACACTAATGAATGCAGATGCTGTAGAAGGCCAGAGGCTGTTGAAAtatccacacatacaaacaaaacacctcAGAGACAATAAGTGATGGTTAATAACAAGGTGAAACAGAACAGACTTACTCTGCATGATATACGGGACCGCTTGCCAGTCAGATCGTATTTTCCTTTTAACTCTTTAAGCAGCTGCTCCAGGagactcttctcttcttttccgGTGTAGTCCGGGTCTAAGAGCACATAAGCCCGCCAGTTGGCGGAGTCGAATCCCCAGTGGACTGTCCGGTTCTCCAGTCTCTTGTGACTGTGGACCACAAACTTGTGAGGTGGGAACATGAGTCTGCAGTCCATGCACTGGATGCAGGCGGAGCTCGGGCCGGTGTACAGTTCAGGGACAAACAAGCCTTTACACCGGCCGAAACATTCATGGTAGACTTTGAAGCTCTTCTCGGTCCGCTCCAACTCCAGGGAGCCCAACTCCTTGTTGCAGTGAGGAGGGTAAGTACCGCCGTAGATGAGAGCGTTGCAGAGGCGCTCAGCATCCGTCTGAGTGATCAGCCCGCAGGACGGGGCCGAGAAGGGCAGGATACCCACCACTTTGAGGATCTCCAGCTGGTCCGCCGTGCACCTGGAGCAGTAGATGTGCAGGTCGTCGCACACCGAGTTGATCTGCTGGAGGGAAAAATCTCTCAGGACGCTGTTGAGGATCTGCGGCAGGCAGAGACGCTTCTCGCCGCCGACCACGAAGCAGGAGATGGGCTCCCGCTCCAGCACCGTCTCGCACCTCTCAGTGGAGCGGTCGGACGGGATGAAAAGTGGACCGGACATTACCGGAGGTGTCTGAGCCGGCAGGGTGAGCATCATCTCGGCGGATTTTCCATCTTTACCAAAGAGTGAGTCCTGGTGCCACCGAGCGGAGAACGCCGCCGGTCCGCCGAGAGAGCGCATGGAACTCAGATGAAACTGCTTCAGAGTTTGCTGAAGTCCGGGATGGGGCTGAAAGCTCGTGCCCTCCATGTTGTAGCCGGCTGGAAAAGAGAtttcaaaactcaaaatgaaagctgaaattGACTTATTGGATCGGGCGCCTTCAGCATCCGGCTACAAGCTCAATAACGCGCATTTCCATGTCACCGGAGAAGCTTCCCAGCGCGTCCATTCAGAAAACTGACGGCGGCTGAATTCACAGGGGCTGTTCCTGTAAGCAGACGCAATTAAAGTCGACAACTCCTTGACTCAAAACTCGTATTATCCAACGCACAATCACCGGGTACTGTGTTTCTATGCGCTCCTGCGGTTTTACGCACTCCTAATGTGCGCTCGAAATATGCCTCGTCTGCTCCGTCTGGCGTactctcagtctgtctccccACTCACTCAATGtgtgagtctctctctctctctctctctctctctctccctctctctctccctctctcgccctctctgtttgtttgtgtctggttCAGTCATTGAATCCCAGCCAGGAATGTGACTGACTCCCCGGGCTGGCTCTTCCCGCAGCCAGCTGTTCCTCCCTCTGCTACATGGCAGctgcacattaaaaaaagaaaaaaaaatccctctgaACCGACGGGAGGGTGGAGCTTAGGAAAATATAGCTTGATAttggaaatataaaaataaacttaagtACTTCAAACCCTTAAGCCTTGCCGATCagcatttttgtctttctttagaAACTTTGTGAACATGTAAATTAAAAAGGAGACGATGTAGAATATACtggatatttatatatttactaaTGAAGGTCAACCTGAAACAGTAGAAACATGCAGTGGAGGAAGGTAACAAAGTACATCACAGTACATTAATGGTCAGGAAGCGTACTTAAGTACAtatctgaggtacttgtagACTTAGGGaaggtatttccattttatgttttatacacGTTTATACTTAACTACACACATTATACTACAATTCCacaaattaaactacccagcagttTATAAAAGTTAAATTTAGCTCCACtttgaccaactacaacagtaaaatgctatttgcacattaatgcatcagcactgataatctaataatataaaGTGTAATTATGCATCACTCAAATACTGTTGTGCTTTGGCCTAAGTAACATTTTTCTAGTGAActacttttatttataaatgaaggatctgaatacttatTCTATcgataaaaacatgtattttactAGCATTGTTAATCTTAAGCGTAGAGCAAAGTCCAGAGGGCAAACTGTCAGGGGAATAAAGTGTTGTTCCTACATTCACTAAAGCTATACATAATccagaaaatatatttgtaaaataatatagatagatagatagataggttCTGATATTCCCCAATTCAAATTTGTTTTACTtcgtttgatttttttttaagaaaattaattttaattttacacaTCAGACCATTTCAAACTTGatacatgtgatttttttttttaactattgTAACCATGATATAACGTTCAACAGTTGAAATTCAATTACATTTGGGAAACATTTTGAGGATAGCACACAATTATTAATGTAAGAATAATCTATTTATTCCACTTAAATGTCACTCTAATACACTTAGATATCTGTATAATACAACTAAGATTGTGAGAAAAGTTATCTGAAAGGCTCATCAATTTACTTCACATTGATTCACCTCCCCTCACTCATACATTAGCAATGAATTTACACTTTGTGCTACTGTTTCCTTGCTCTTATTTATTCTTAGCTGTTCAGATGCAACAACATTGGACGAACTGTACAGCTTCgaattaaccttttttttggTCTTATATCTGTTatgaccactggagggcactAAAAACTAACCAACAAACATCAAGACACATGGAAATTaatgaaaaagttgaaaaaaagacGAGCAGGGGGACAAAAATTAAGAAAAGAACACAGCAAACATCTATTCTGTTTTATTAGCTGAAAGTACAAAGACAATATTCATGTTTGTCAAAGTAAATACAGCTCCATCAAACTTACAGCATGCAATCAAGAGAAATCATCAGAAAATGGAGCAATAACTTATGTTTGAGTGGCACCAGCAGGGCTTCAGAGGTGACACACTGGCTTTTGGTTTTTATTCAGTGCATCTACTTACTTTTACTGATCTTGGCATCAAAGTAAGACAATGTTTGAGGAATAGACGTTAATAAACTAactttcagtgacattttacaacaaaaacataaaatcttgACATGATCgtaaatgaaatagaaaaacatttattcaccACTTTTTTGTACAAATATTACAGCATAGTTTAAACATCTAAACACCTTTAAAAGTCCTTTGAAGCAATGCATGTTTCATTCTTAATGTCACATCCCAGACCAGATTATCTGAAAGTGGATATCTGGTTTTACTGTCATAGGTTAGTTTATAATTGTTCCTGGTGTTTCCAATATTTGACATTGTTAACATTGGACATCATACATACAGgtggcattttcattttcaacagttGGTTTAAGACAATAGGTTTAAAAACaacttcacaaacaaacagctaatATGTCACACATTTTTGGCCTCAGTGAATTGTACATCTAATGCTCATGATACTTTATACCACTTTTAAAATCTCCCAGGTCATTAGTTTCCCTTTTCCCCCtctgaaacacaacatatgGTTTAAACTGAATCAACATTGAATTAAACAACTAATCAGATTTAATTTACAGCAACAATAATAATTCCTGGGAAGGTGAAAACATATAAAGGAGGTTGTCTTTTACAACACAGGATGAGctattaaataaaactgaaaggcTGTCCTATGTTTGATATAAGTTATTATAAGATTTAAAACTAAATCTCAACTCGGACAGCTcatcctttcacacacacttaattatGTATTATAACAGAATAAATATGCCAATCACAAGCTTCAGTGATAAAAAACAAGAGATTCACTTGAAATATTCTCATTTCAAGAGCGTGTCTGCGCGGCCTCCATCACGCTGCTCGCAGCCACATCTAACCTAATTTAATACCAACCTTGAAAGTGGGTTCTCAGAAATGTTATCATTAGTCCATTTAACACAGAGATATTTTTAATTCATCGGGAACAGGCAATAAGTGAGAGGCACTACCCTAATTCAGGCATCTTATTTTCATACTGTGGTGGTGGAGTGATGGGTTCAATGGTCACTGGATTCTGTGTGGGACTGCGGATCTGGAGGCGGAAGTCCTTCAGGTGCAGTTTGTCTGACTTGATCCTCCTCACACGGAGGGGCCGCAGTAAACGGCTGGcccggctgctgctgcgggTGGGCAGGCTAGGGTTAGGTGTGAGGCCAGGAGGGTCAGCTGCGGGCTCAGCGGCTGGTTGAGCTGGAGCTGGTGCGGGATCATTGAGAGGGGCGTCCTCCGTGGGGTTGGTAGCGGGCTCTGCTCCCTCATTTTCCACAGCAGCTATGATGTCCTCATAGGACGGCAGCTGGGAGGTGCTGTTGCGAAGGTTGCTTTGGCGGACGGGGTAGTCGCCACTGCCGACGACCTCCTCGTAGCTTGGCACGCTGAATGTGGTTGGGTTTGCAGCTCTGCAGAAGGATGCGAGAGGAGAACCTCAGTGAGAAAGCTCAGTATCAAACAAGACATGTTAGAAAATACTCaaactttaaacctgcaataactacTTGTTTTGTCACTCAGGGGCAACGAAAACAAGCTGCGagtacaacactgacatattatcacttttACATTGACGTGAAAAACTTGTTAGCGAACagttgcatatttacacatcgAGCAGATACAGAGTGACACTTTccttcatttggagtcgtgtttctgaccacctgatgaatgtatgtacaatattcaccctcttttagctctgcttttggtctccacAAACTCCTGAGTGAAACATCAGGCTCTTCAGCtgccaaatgctccactatgaTCACCAGCTAATCTCAGTTAAACTGCAGCGTCCAGTGATAATTCTCTAAAaggtttgtcactacgagtgaccactttcacattacacatgctcctttccattgttattataaaaacattgattatagccactttaaaatatttttttccccataaagCTTCTTATAATATCAGGATCTTATTTTCTTAGTTGGACTGTCAGCAGGGCCACATGACTGCTTAGATTAATTTCTATGACGATCATATCTATGATATGATGACTATGATGATTATGAGACAACAACTATGGTTGTCTGAAGAAGCAGGATGACTAATTTAGCTGGATCACTGTAGTGAGTAAAATCCAGAGCAGTCTATGCTTGAGGTTTAGTAATAAtattttttccttgttttatttacatatatagtTTGTATAAAAATGAAGCAATCCCAATGATAACTGGAGCAGTCTATActttatactattatatattcagtattttattgCCATTTCAACATAGTCAATAGGGACTTGGTTTGGTGagctcacacaaaacaaaaagaagaagaacccTACCTCATCTACAGTGACCACTTTAGGAGATTAAAAGGCAATtaagtaatgataataaataaattaaaacaagcaTTCCCATGGGGATGCTGTCAGTACCACAACCAGCTATGATGTATACCGTGTCTTCCAGACAGGAATAATAACAGCACATCAGTGATTTAGGAGTTAAGAGCACGAACAGCCTCTGGGTAAGTGCTGTTGCAGAACCTGGCTGTCCTAGTTCTAACACTTTTCAGTCTTTCAGAAAAGGAGGAAGTTAAAAAGATGGTTAGCAGGGCGAGAGGAGCCATGAGGAGTATTGTGTCCCTTCTCCTCTAGTCTAAAAGTGTAGATTTCAGCAAGGGACAGTAGCTCCTGGCCTATGTGTGCGCACCATTTTGTCCGATGTTTTGCTGTATTGCACTGAGGTGTTTCCAGACCACACAGTTATTCCAAAAGGTAAGCATGCTCTTGATCCCAGTACAATAAAAAATTGCATCATACCTTCCTTCCAAGAGACAAAAGGTCATTACTCACGGTTCTTCCTGCCCCCCTGGCACATGGTCCATGAAGGGGACTCCTGTTGCCTCGGGCGGGTTATTTCTCCTGTAGCGCGCTCTCTTCTTGCTCCTCACACCGAGGCAGATGGATAAAAGCAACATGATTGCCCCAACCCCAACCAGCACCATAGCCACCGTTGAAGACTTTGTGCTGTCCTTCTCCCCATCATCATTGCTGTCAGGCACTGTGGTGGAGTTGCCTGATGTGGTGGTGGGGCCGTCTGGGGCCTCTCCGTCCATCGGTATCACAGTCCACACAATCATGACAATACCCAGGGCGATGAGTCCCACTCCCAGGGCACACAGGGCATAGTGAGCCCCCGAACCGGTGTCATCTGAGCTGGAAGATCTGTTGGGGCGGTTGTTGCCGCCACATATACCCCGACTGGAACACATCCCTGCAGGACAAACTGCAACAGAGAGGACCACCAACACAGTGAGAAGAGATAGGTGATAAAAACTTCAAAGCATACTGTAAAAATCTGAAGTGATTCAAGTAATGTAATTGGACGAAGACGTGTTGCCATGCTGCCATAGGGAATAGGGAGATTGTTTTCTTCTGGTTGTCCAGTGGTGTAATGTTGGTGCCAAACAGAGGGTACAAGGTGCATCAAAGTAAAGAAACACCTGCACATAATGCGGCTCTAGTAAATACTGCATGATGACAACGAAAACCTTCTGGGAAAGAGATTAAGGGAATTAAGAGTTAGTTACATTAATCTTTGAGGTTTACTATacccaataaataaataaaaaataccagCTAATGCTTCAATGGAGCCTCGTGGACGTTCAGGCAGGCATAGAAGTATATTTACAGTCacatgtagggctgcaactaatgattattttcattatcgattgtTTTCgtgattaattaattagttgttttctgtcagaaaaaaaagcccaaccCAGTTTCCTtaagcccaaggtgacatctaaaaaaaatgtcttgttttgtccaatcaacagcCCAAAACCTACAGATGTTCAGTTTGCAGTTTGGGTAAATtcattttttacagtttgtgtACTCTGCGCTGAGACTTCTACATCTTTGAGCCACAGGAGCAGAGAGAACAGTAGAACGGgttcacaagaaaacacagtgagaaaacaggttttaagaaaacaacaagtgCAGTGGTGGATCCACACATGTCCTAACATGACAGACATGAACTTGAGAGACAGTAACACTCAGTGGAGTGACTCACACTCAAAGAATGGAAAGACACAAAATATGGTCCTGTAATGATGGCGGTACTTGGCAGCATAATGCTTCATTCAAATATGTTTCTCAGCATTCgttacaaaatatacagtaaatcattTAGTAACAGAATTAGACGCAGACATACAGGGGGTGGACCAAATAGCAAACATGTATAATTCAATGCAATACAACAACCCTACAAAACAGCCACTTTTGTGAAGCTTATAAaggtttatttgtttgtttttttccttttttgagaCTGTGTCAGAGAGATGGTGATTCAGCACTGTTTATTTGTGGTGCCATAACTTTTGAACTACACTTGTACTGTAATGCACTGTATGCAATATATACACGCACCATCCAACTAGGATGAGGCCCCTTTTTTCCCCAGAAATTCTTGCAATAAAACAATGGACTCTAACCTATTTTCTAATTGtaaccctttaaaacaaagcaatatcTACTTTTCCCCACTAAAGCACTGCAGATTGCCGCATCTGAAATGTGCTGTACTGAAGTGAGTCGTGTGAAGACTTTTGGATGAACTAAAGCCCCTGTCAAGTGTCTGGAAACAAATAACGACATCAGAgtatccatttaaaaaaaacagtggctATAAACACACTGCATCTGGTCAACGGCTGGTCAGTGACAATGTTTAGGTCAGCTGTTCATAAAATGCTTTATTGCTACTAAGGGTGCTGCTGTCCACCAAGTAAATATTCTTTATACCAGCACATTGTGGTCCACACACCCACTTTACCTTCAGCAGGGCAGAATGGATCCATGTTCATACTGTTTAAACCAAATTCTGGTTGAGCAACACGAGACAGGACCAGACaacatcttcctctctttaaCTATCCACTTTTTGCTGTCGTATGCACATGCAGCGGTCATCCATTTTTGTAGccatatcagcctcactgtttgaAGAGTTGTGTGCCCTGAGATCTGCATCAGTATCGCTGTGGTACTGAGCTGTTACATCTACACTAAACTGTAGGTTGCAATTTAAGATGCTGCGGCTCGTGGACCTGGTACAAATCACTGCTTTTCAAAGGTGCTTAAATTAAAATACTTATAAATGTATGACTTTTAGTCAAAAGTTAACCGAAACTTTTTATCTATATATTCATACAAATCCTAATAACTATATgcaaatttgaattaaaaattaaaaaatgattatATAATTTTGTTTAGGCTACAATTCctattacatttgcattttaatccTTGATTCCTATAGAGTTCACATTACAACGTGGCAACATAAACAATAtaacaaatgttatttatatagcaccttttcaacacaaaatgcagctcaaagtgctgaaaacaaacaactgaaagcagaagaaaagtATTTATCATTCATCGTCTACCACTGTTATTATATTCTGGGATCTGAATGTTTTGACACAACAACTGAATCCCGCAAACTGTCATCACAAAGTTTATCAAAAGAGTAACATTATGCTCGACAAAAAGGACTTTGCCCAAAACGCCTATGACCAAAATGTCTATGACCAAACTTGGTGCTCACAGTGTGCCGGGAATCCAACAGTTCCTTTTGCATGATTTAATTTCCCTTTCGCATCCGACTACCAGGTGTGAGTTAGACAACGCTCAATTTAAACAGCTGAAAATAACCGACTGACCTCATTTCTACACACTCATCAGCTAGACAGGTTAAGGGCAGATGCTATGATACACAGTATATCAATATCTGAAGAAGGTCTCATGATTacatcatttgtatttttactgtcTACAGTTCtatgcagagaaacacaagagTTTTCTACTTGCAAATTCATTATCGTGGGCTTGTCTAAGATTAAAGTTTGTTCTTTTCATGCCAGGACAGAAAAGTATGTGAATGTACACTTTAGGGCCAATATTTGAGATGACATGGATGACGAATGACTTGACCTTTGCTTATTagacaacagcagctggaaatacaggaaatatgcagtttgaacaaaatatgaacatgttAGTTGAGTCTTTTTGTACCTCTGGTctaaagcattttaaaaacacctactatatatatacaccattGTAGCTTATATTAAAACTTCAAACATTTTGCACAAGGgtcagcacaaacactgacagggcTTTATTACAGTATGTAACTGGGCCCAGTGTATAAGTATAATAACACCTTTTGTCGGTGGAAATGCATctcataaaacataacaaagtCCCAACAAATAATAACTTAAATCTCCTGTATATAGATCCTCAATTCAAGTTAATAAATCAGTTAAAACCTCTTGCATCCATCATTATCAAGCTGCTCTATTCTCAGGACAGGCTGGACACACAGATGTAactgatgtcattttcatttatgaTTTAAAGGACAAAGTATTTCAAGCATGTCACCCAGTTGCATAAACGCCAATTAATTAGTCCAACCCTTCGTACAAAGCACACCCTGCAATTTAGCTTGTGTCCTCGTTTTCTGACTAAGAAATGATGGGATGGGCAGGGAGGGCCGGATGATGTTCATATAGTACAGGGGTCCTGAATGCTCCGTTGACGGGCTAGGGGACGGTCAAATACTGGATTCTTCCTTTCATCAGAATCGTAAAGTTCAATGAGAAAACTCAAACTGCTGATAAGGACTGTGCGATaaggtcaaaagctccagaaaaagctgctaagtggaccttgagttgagattgagATTTTGCTTTGCATGTGTTGGGAATTTTGTCTGATGTAATTTTAACTTTATTAAGTGCACACATTATGTTGTAGTTTACTTAAAGTCCTTAAGTTTATTTTACTAATTCAAGTTGTGAAATTAAGCTGAACCATCATACAGTTTTAGTAGGAATAATTCCACTGTAGTATTTGTCACTGTTACTCCAATCTTAATCATTTCTGTATCATTTACACTTTATTTGCACTTTAATATCATTGTTTAAGTGTAACCTTTTACATACGTTGTCCCCCTCAGAGTAACTTTAGttccttcctgttgttgttttaaggGGGACAGTTGTGAGTGTGACAGAAAGGTTGAGAGTCTGACGTGACAAAGTGAAGTTTTactgtcttgtgtttgtgttgattaaAGAAGATTTATTCCAAGAGAAACCAGCCTGCTTATTATCCCTCAGTCAAGAAAACAGGGTTACACAATGTGACAGAACATCACatagaaactgaactgaactatTGTGATATGCTAACCTATTCTTATTCATATTTAGACGTTGACTTCAGCCTTAACACACGCATTCTGAGTGTTGAACAGTATAAGACTCTGCACTTTAATGCAGGGATGCACCGATACCCCCGGTCAGTATTAGAGCAAATACTGACTTCTTTATATGGATCAAATATCAACTCTGATATGAAAATTATGCTATCAGTCACATTCATTAAGTCATGGTGGACCACTGACACTGTTTTTTAGTGCCACAGTGATCGCTGACCTCAGGTTACCTTCcataaaaatgatgtgtgtgaaaAAGGGGAGTACTGCTATCAGATCAGTATCGGGAGATAGCGCATCCCTACTTTGGTACACTTGGTTTAATCTCAGGTATAATACAGATTATGATTGATTTCTATGTTCTGCAAAATTACTCTGCCATTTATGCGcctgttttcctcctcagcggcacagacacacacatctatgTACTGTAGATGATGACATATATAGAACCACATATACTGACTTACCATCATTAAGGCCAATATAAGGTGTCAGTATGGTGTCATGGTGTTTCTGTCAGTATGAAAGACAACATGGCACTGCATGCTGACCCTCTGGGACATTTCTAATGGCTGCTTTTCTTCTCGTGCATTAAGACACAACTTTTTGAGCTTGTCTGCACGTCGCAGGCCTGTTGTGTGGTGTGCATGGGTGTGTCCTGTTTAACATCAGCACACTTCcagcattaaaacaaacagtctGTCTTGTTATAATCACAggccttttttctgtttctagaGGTAACATTACATAAAGCACTGAACCATGATTGGCGCAGGAAAGTGGTTAAAGAGTGTGTCCGTCCTTCAGCCAGTGTGCAGCCTTTCATTGTTAGAAAAGTAGGAAGGGACCTCAGAGGGAGGACCCGTCCCCTCACGGTAGTTACACAGAACATTACACTTTACTACACTTTACACAGCTCCGATTTAACACtaataaagacacatttacagCCAATCTACGAGCTCTGGTCAACTACTGGTCCTGGTCTTACGTGGCGAAGGTGATCTGGAAGAGGCCTTACCTTTTCGCCGCTCAGTGCCCAGGGACTTCCCTCTTCATCGGTGAGTTACCTGAATCACGCAGGTGTTTTCAGGAAgatcacaagaaaaaaagaggaagaagacacaTAGACGCAACAAGCGACGCCCCGTTCAACTCAGAtgactgtttttaaaatcacaaagcGTATTTCTTTTATCCCCCCTCTACAATGTTTTTTCCGCTGCAGGTGACAATATTGTTCACAGGAACTTTGTTCAAATTCCAGCCGCAGTGAAACCTCCTCTCTGCGGGTTGTAAAGTGTGTCTGTGACCTGGTTTCCTCTTGGTCCTAGCGCTGCCCAGCTGGGCTTCCTCTGGGGACGAATTAGCGGGACAGGGACACATCCGGAAAcagattatt is a window of Enoplosus armatus isolate fEnoArm2 chromosome 3, fEnoArm2.hap1, whole genome shotgun sequence DNA encoding:
- the tmem51b gene encoding transmembrane protein 51b; translation: MCSSRGICGGNNRPNRSSSSDDTGSGAHYALCALGVGLIALGIVMIVWTVIPMDGEAPDGPTTTSGNSTTVPDSNDDGEKDSTKSSTVAMVLVGVGAIMLLLSICLGVRSKKRARYRRNNPPEATGVPFMDHVPGGQEEPAANPTTFSVPSYEEVVGSGDYPVRQSNLRNSTSQLPSYEDIIAAVENEGAEPATNPTEDAPLNDPAPAPAQPAAEPAADPPGLTPNPSLPTRSSSRASRLLRPLRVRRIKSDKLHLKDFRLQIRSPTQNPVTIEPITPPPQYENKMPELG